GGCGCTGGGGTCATCGACGAGATGTGGACGTAGTCGCTGTCCGGGGTGACGAAGCAGCCGCCGTGCGACGAGCCCAGGTTGGGCAGATCAACGATCTGCTTGGTCTTGAAGTCCGTCAGGTCGACCATGGCGATGCGGCCGTTGGCCCGGTCGTTGATGTAGAGCCACCGGCCGTCGTACTCGCCACCGGTCTCGGACAACGCCGGGTGGTGGGTGTCCCCCCAGCTGAGTGGGTTGCTCTTGGCGGGATCGGAGCCCTCGGCCAGCACCAGTTCGCTCTGGTCGCTGCCGAAGCCATAGCCCTGCCAGGCCTCGCGGGTGAACACCGCGATCGTCTTCAGCAGGCGCATCGACGGGACGCCGATCACGAACACCTGGCCGGAGTGCCCTCCCGACGCGAACATGAAGTAGGGGTCGTGCTCGCCGGGCGGGACGAAGGTCTTCAGCGCCTTCTCTGGCCAGTTGCCTTCGAAACCTCGCTCGCTGATGATGTCGTCGTAGCTCCCACCGGTGCTGCTCGAGAAGCCGATGCGGGTGGCGACGGCGCCGGCCACCACGCCGCCGCCGAGCATGCCGAGAGCTGCACGACGGGTGACCATGGCACGGGCCGGCTTGCCGTTGCCAGGAGACGCCGTGTCTTCGTCAGCCGCTTCAGGCTTTTCCGCAGTCGGGTCTGTCATGGCCGCCTCCCCGTGCTCGGGATCGATTGTGAAGTCAATCACTTGACGACTGTGAGTCTCGTCCCTTCCCGGTGCTGCGCCAGGGACTTTGGACCCTATTGCTGTGTTTGCTGCGTGCCGCTCCGCTCCGCGCCGTCCGCGTCAGGCGGCGGCGCGGCCACGCTGGTGCAGCGTGGCGGCGTGGTGGTTGAAGAGGCGGACCAGCGCCGGCGTGGGGTCGGCGGGCGACGGGCGCAGCGCCTCGGGGGCGCCGGCAGCCACGGCGGCGGCGTCGACCGCGAACACGAGCTGGTCGTGGTGGCGGTCGAGGTCGGCGAGCTGCTGGGTGGCCAGCCAGTCGGCGGCCTGGCGGAGGTCGAAGGAGGGGGTGATCGTGGGGGAGAGGGTCGTCGGTGCCATGGCTCCAGTGTGGCGGGATCCTGGCCGCAGGGGATTGCGAATGTTGCGCGAGAAGGAAGGGAGCGCGCAATGATCTGCCTAACCTGGGGGCTGTAGGATCACAACATGCCGAGCATCCATCTCGACGCCGTGGATGTGCGCATCCTGGAGGAGCTCCAGGCCGACGGACGTCTGTCCAACGTGGCCCTGGCCGATGCGGTGGGGCTCTCGCCGTCGCCCTGCCTGCGCCGGGTGAAGCGCCTCGAGGAGGCCGGGATCATCGCCGGCTACCGGGCGGTCGTGGACCGAGAGCAGGTGGGCCTCGACCTCACGGTCTTCGTGGAGGTCTCGGTCGAGCGCCACGGCGGGAACACCCAGGAGCGCCTGGAGGAGCGGTTCCTCGCGTTACCCGAGGTGGTGGCCTGCCACGTGGTCTCGGGCGAGTCGGATTTCCTGCTCGAGGTCGTGTGCCGGGACCTCCGCGACTACGACCGCTTCACCCGCGAGCACCTCGGCACCTGGCCGGAGATCTCTCGCGTCTACAGCAACTTCGCCATCTCCACCGTGAAGGCCGGCGGCGCCCTGCCCCTGCGACGGAGCGCCTGAACCGGGCGGGAACTCGCGGCGCCCCTGCGGCGACTACCGGTGTGTGAATCGGGAGCATGGGCGGCGCGGTCGCCTCGTCGTGGTGGCCGCGGTGCTGGTGACGGGGGCGCTGCTCGTCGCGTCCTGTGGGAGCGACGGCGGCGAGTCGGGCGCCCCGAGCACCGACGACACCTCGCTCTCCGGCATCACCCGGCCCGAGCCCCT
The Acidimicrobiales bacterium genome window above contains:
- a CDS encoding Lrp/AsnC family transcriptional regulator codes for the protein MPSIHLDAVDVRILEELQADGRLSNVALADAVGLSPSPCLRRVKRLEEAGIIAGYRAVVDREQVGLDLTVFVEVSVERHGGNTQERLEERFLALPEVVACHVVSGESDFLLEVVCRDLRDYDRFTREHLGTWPEISRVYSNFAISTVKAGGALPLRRSA